From Aegilops tauschii subsp. strangulata cultivar AL8/78 chromosome 5, Aet v6.0, whole genome shotgun sequence:
GTGAAGAAAACATATCTAGCTCTTTGCATAGGTTACCCACCAGCGTGGGAAAAGATTAAGATATGTTCTGGTCATGGGCGATCGAAACACGGCGCTTGGCGTGTGTACGCTATGTCTGACGTTGGCCGAACACTACCAGGGGGTTCCTCTGTAAGGGACATGAGCACAAAATTCGAAGTGCTAGGGACAGATGGTGAAGGACAGTACAGAGAACCATCTAATGTTGACATTGATGATATAGAGTCGATTACAGTACAAGAGAAAGCAGCTGACCAAATTTCAAATGTTGATGTGAAGAACCACATGATTTTTGTTAGAGCCTATCCTCAAAGTGGACGAACACACCAGATTCGTCTGCACTGTCAATATCTTGGGTTCCCTATCAGAGGTGATGTGAAGTACGGAGGAGTGATCGAGTGGAACGGTGTGGACTGTGATGGTCATGCGTTGCATGCAGAGAGCTTATCATTTGTGCATCCGGTAACTGGATTGCTTGTCACATTCCGAGCACCTCTCCCTTCATGGGCAAATGAAACTATTTCAACAATGGGATGAAATTCCCTTGACCTTATTGTGATGCATGCCCTCCAGTTGGTTTTGCTGAAATTTTCAAGCAAGACCAGCATTGAACTGCCAGAAGCACCTCTTGGAAGTCCTCAAGGAGAGCAGCATTCGTCGGTAACCATGAAAAGAAGAATTCTAACAATTGTTTGCAGCTCGACAATGGCTTAGTGAAGAATCTTGGACATATGTACTTGTTGAATAGGTTATCACAAGTACTGGATTACTGTTGTAGCACAGATTTTGACTTTGGGGGTATGGCAACTGTATCCATGAATTTAACTTTTTGCTGTGTAGCATCAAGATGGTTGTTGTAGCAGTATTTTCAGTACTGCAGTTGTAACCATGCACATTGTACC
This genomic window contains:
- the LOC109760232 gene encoding RNA pseudouridine synthase 1, with translation MTRLPLLLPLLSPRAASPPPALTPPPARRLAVAAARASVQDAVMSAAATGEYPCPVSPPYPAVSKDVELRRALTASARSGAYSSAAVVFEDEWLAVVDKPAGVYCEALLSALPCSTASSGDPSSKPNLHLANRLDRDTSGLMVITKCNKVAAKLVKAFTEHKVKKTYLALCIGYPPAWEKIKICSGHGRSKHGAWRVYAMSDVGRTLPGGSSVRDMSTKFEVLGTDGEGQYREPSNVDIDDIESITVQEKAADQISNVDVKNHMIFVRAYPQSGRTHQIRLHCQYLGFPIRGDVKYGGVIEWNGVDCDGHALHAESLSFVHPVTGLLVTFRAPLPSWANETISTMG